The proteins below come from a single Mycobacteriales bacterium genomic window:
- a CDS encoding competence/damage-inducible protein A, with protein MRVELLAVGTELLFGDIVNGNAAWLGQRLAEVGIDVTTSVVVGDNIGRIVACVREALARADALVITGGIGPTQDDLTREALAEAAGVELVRDPDLEAGLRARFAALRRDVPEINYKQADLPRGARPIANPRGSAPGVRVEIGGGVAYALPGVPHEMERMFTDDVLPDLLRIGGQPACIVHRVLRTAGMWESAVAAALADQVARLEESGGVTIAFLASQGQTRVRLTAKAATYDAAVAMIAPEEAAARAALGTAVYGADDDTLEGVVASLLRERSATVATAESLTGGLLGAELSRAPGSSDVFLGGVVTYATELKQSLLGVPDEVIEEHGVISDACAAAMATGVRDRLGATYGVSLTGVAGPTEQEGRPVGTVHVGIAGPAGVVTRALRMPGDRPMVRTFAVVAAENLLRLHLTDAL; from the coding sequence GTGAGGGTGGAGCTCCTGGCGGTCGGGACCGAGCTGCTGTTCGGCGACATCGTCAACGGCAACGCCGCCTGGCTCGGCCAGCGGCTCGCCGAGGTGGGCATCGACGTCACGACGTCGGTCGTCGTCGGCGACAATATCGGCCGGATCGTCGCCTGCGTCCGCGAGGCGCTGGCCCGCGCCGACGCGCTGGTCATCACCGGCGGCATCGGGCCGACGCAGGACGACCTGACGCGCGAGGCGCTGGCCGAGGCGGCCGGCGTCGAGCTGGTCCGCGACCCGGACCTCGAGGCGGGGCTGCGCGCGCGGTTCGCCGCGCTGCGCCGGGACGTGCCCGAGATCAACTACAAGCAGGCCGACCTGCCGCGCGGCGCCCGCCCCATCGCGAACCCGCGCGGCAGCGCCCCCGGCGTCCGCGTCGAGATCGGCGGCGGCGTGGCCTACGCGCTGCCGGGCGTGCCGCACGAGATGGAGCGGATGTTCACCGACGACGTGCTGCCGGACCTGCTGCGCATCGGCGGGCAGCCGGCCTGCATCGTGCACCGCGTGCTGCGCACCGCCGGCATGTGGGAGTCCGCGGTCGCGGCGGCGCTGGCCGACCAGGTCGCGCGGCTGGAGGAGTCGGGCGGCGTGACGATCGCGTTCCTCGCCTCGCAGGGGCAGACGCGGGTGCGGCTCACCGCCAAGGCCGCGACGTACGACGCGGCGGTCGCGATGATCGCGCCCGAGGAGGCCGCCGCCCGCGCGGCGCTCGGCACCGCCGTCTACGGCGCCGACGACGACACGCTGGAAGGCGTCGTCGCGTCGCTGCTGCGCGAGCGGTCCGCGACCGTGGCGACCGCCGAGTCGCTGACCGGCGGGCTGCTCGGCGCCGAGCTGTCGCGGGCGCCCGGGTCCAGCGACGTGTTCCTCGGCGGGGTGGTGACCTACGCCACCGAGCTGAAGCAGTCGCTGCTCGGCGTCCCCGACGAGGTGATCGAGGAGCACGGCGTCATCTCCGACGCCTGCGCCGCCGCGATGGCGACCGGCGTGCGCGACCGCCTCGGCGCGACGTACGGCGTCTCGCTCACCGGCGTCGCCGGCCCCACCGAGCAGGAGGGCCGGCCGGTCGGCACCGTCCACGTCGGCATCGCCGGCCCGGCCGGCGTCGTCACCCGCGCGCTGCGGATGCCGGGCGACCGGCCGATGGTGCGGACGTTCGCCGTCGTCGCCGCCGAGAACCTGCTGCGGCTGCACCTGACGGACGCGCTGTAG
- the rimO gene encoding 30S ribosomal protein S12 methylthiotransferase RimO codes for MTSSRRVALVTLGCARNEVDSEELAARFADGGFELVEDAADADAVVVNTCGFVEQAKQDSIDTLLGARALDADGRRRTVVAVGCLAERYGTELAASLPEADAVLGFDSYPDLAARLSAIVAGERPASHVPRDRRTLLPVTPVDRAAARVAAPDLPEGVAPASGPRPVRRRLGGGPVAPLKLASGCDRRCAFCAIPSFRGAFVSRPPDELLAEAEWLAQHGVRELHLVSENSTSYGKDLGDVRLLERLLPRLAAVDGIDRVRLAYLQPAELRPGLVEAIAGTPGVAAYYDLSFQHASPSVLRRMRRFGGTGPFLDLVGRIRALAPDAGIRSNVIVGFPGETKADYAELERFLTEARLDAVGVFRYSDEDGTEAATYDGKVRSDVAARRYDRLTTLVETLTAARAEERVGSEVEVLVEEAGDGWAEGRAHHQAPEVDGSVRLRSGATVGELVRARVVAAEGVDLVAEAL; via the coding sequence ATGACCTCGTCCCGCCGCGTCGCGCTCGTGACGCTCGGCTGCGCGCGCAACGAGGTCGACAGCGAGGAGCTGGCGGCGCGGTTCGCGGACGGCGGGTTCGAGCTGGTCGAGGACGCGGCCGACGCCGACGCGGTCGTCGTCAACACCTGCGGCTTCGTGGAGCAGGCCAAGCAGGACAGCATCGACACGCTGCTCGGCGCCCGCGCGCTCGACGCCGACGGCCGCCGCCGCACCGTCGTCGCGGTCGGCTGCCTGGCCGAGCGGTACGGCACCGAGCTGGCCGCGTCGCTGCCCGAGGCCGATGCCGTGCTCGGCTTCGACTCGTACCCCGACCTGGCCGCGCGGCTGTCCGCGATCGTCGCCGGCGAACGCCCCGCCAGCCACGTCCCGCGCGACCGGCGGACGCTGCTGCCGGTCACGCCGGTGGACCGCGCGGCGGCGCGGGTCGCGGCGCCGGACCTGCCGGAGGGCGTGGCGCCGGCGTCGGGGCCGCGCCCGGTCCGGCGGCGGCTCGGCGGCGGCCCGGTGGCGCCGTTGAAGCTGGCGAGCGGGTGCGACCGGCGCTGCGCGTTCTGCGCGATCCCGTCGTTCCGCGGCGCGTTCGTGTCGCGGCCGCCGGACGAGCTGCTTGCCGAGGCCGAGTGGCTTGCCCAGCACGGCGTCCGGGAGCTGCACCTGGTCAGCGAGAACTCCACCTCCTACGGCAAGGACCTCGGCGACGTCCGCCTGCTCGAACGCCTCCTCCCGCGCCTCGCGGCCGTCGACGGCATCGACCGGGTGCGGCTCGCCTACCTCCAGCCGGCCGAGCTGCGGCCCGGCCTGGTCGAGGCGATCGCGGGGACGCCGGGGGTGGCGGCGTACTACGACCTGTCGTTCCAGCACGCCAGTCCCTCGGTGCTGCGCCGGATGCGCCGGTTCGGGGGGACCGGGCCGTTCCTCGACCTGGTCGGGCGGATCCGCGCGCTCGCGCCGGACGCGGGCATCCGCAGCAACGTCATCGTCGGCTTCCCCGGCGAGACCAAGGCCGACTACGCCGAGCTGGAACGCTTCCTCACCGAGGCGCGGCTCGACGCCGTCGGCGTGTTCCGCTACTCCGACGAGGACGGCACCGAGGCCGCGACGTACGACGGCAAGGTCCGCTCCGACGTCGCCGCCCGCCGCTACGACCGGCTCACGACGCTGGTCGAGACGCTCACCGCCGCCCGCGCCGAGGAACGCGTCGGCAGCGAGGTGGAGGTGCTGGTCGAGGAGGCCGGCGACGGCTGGGCCGAGGGGCGCGCGCACCACCAGGCGCCCGAGGTGGACGGGTCGGTGCGGCTGCGCTCCGGCGCGACCGTCGGCGAGCTGGTGCGGGCGCGCGTCGTCGCCGCCGAGGGCGTCGACCTGGTCGCGGAGGCGCTGTGA
- a CDS encoding RodZ domain-containing protein, with amino-acid sequence MSIGEALATARADAGYTVEDVSRATRIRGELLRRIEADDFAGCGGAVYARGHIRSIATHVGLDPAPLLAEYDRVHGTDAPAARQIFEHEVVAKPARTGPNWTAAMAVMAGVLLLIGLVSVFSPNGSPAGTPDALPLTTATPSPTVAPPVATQTPAIAGQIPGSGVFLRVKIVNTRSYVTVKADGKTAFQGLMTFPAQQDFSAKKTIHLVIGNAAAVTLVVNGRDLGSPGRPGEVVRLDFGPGDPANAG; translated from the coding sequence GGCCCTCGCGACGGCGCGTGCGGACGCCGGCTACACGGTCGAGGACGTCAGCCGCGCCACGCGCATCCGCGGCGAGCTGCTCCGCCGCATCGAGGCCGACGACTTCGCCGGCTGCGGCGGCGCCGTCTACGCCCGCGGCCACATCCGTTCCATCGCGACGCACGTCGGGCTGGACCCGGCGCCGCTGCTCGCCGAGTACGACCGCGTCCACGGCACCGACGCGCCCGCCGCGCGCCAGATCTTCGAGCACGAGGTCGTCGCCAAGCCCGCCCGCACCGGCCCGAACTGGACCGCCGCGATGGCCGTCATGGCCGGCGTGCTGCTGCTGATCGGCCTCGTCTCCGTGTTCAGCCCGAACGGCTCGCCCGCGGGCACGCCGGACGCGTTGCCGCTCACCACCGCGACGCCGTCGCCGACGGTGGCGCCGCCGGTCGCGACGCAGACGCCGGCGATCGCGGGGCAGATCCCGGGCTCCGGCGTCTTCCTCCGCGTCAAGATCGTCAACACCCGCAGCTACGTGACCGTGAAGGCCGACGGCAAGACGGCGTTCCAGGGGCTGATGACGTTCCCGGCGCAGCAGGACTTCTCCGCGAAGAAGACGATCCACCTCGTCATCGGCAACGCCGCCGCCGTCACGCTGGTCGTCAACGGCCGCGACCTCGGCTCGCCCGGCCGCCCCGGCGAGGTGGTCCGGCTCGACTTCGGCCCCGGCGACCCGGCCAACGCCGGCTGA
- a CDS encoding helix-turn-helix domain-containing protein — MSAAPTDAAAPSGDANAAPRRTPGSKARSGNGMTRSRACILSGAAKCIARYGTRKTTMGDIAREGGTAKATVYNHFRTKPDIYAALLDDEVDDLLAQVAALPAPAGSAASVVEALAFAAEWLSEHPVLAALREREPELAARLARPSGAPAWQRVRQAALQRVSLAVAAGALHPQTDPGVAAEALLRWAVSHVTWPAAHGTAEAAARQVVHGLLAAPFAPPSVTVPEAAPYAMLPA, encoded by the coding sequence ATGTCCGCCGCCCCGACCGACGCCGCCGCGCCCAGCGGCGACGCGAACGCCGCGCCCCGCCGCACGCCCGGCTCCAAGGCGCGTTCCGGCAACGGCATGACCCGCTCGCGGGCCTGCATCCTCTCCGGCGCCGCGAAGTGCATCGCCCGGTACGGCACCCGCAAGACGACGATGGGCGACATCGCGCGCGAGGGCGGGACCGCGAAGGCGACGGTCTACAACCACTTCCGCACCAAGCCGGACATCTACGCCGCGCTGCTCGACGACGAGGTCGACGACCTGCTCGCGCAGGTGGCGGCGCTGCCCGCGCCGGCCGGCTCGGCCGCGTCGGTGGTCGAGGCGCTGGCGTTCGCGGCCGAGTGGCTGTCGGAGCACCCGGTGCTGGCGGCGTTGCGCGAGCGCGAGCCGGAGCTGGCCGCGCGGCTGGCCCGGCCCAGCGGCGCGCCGGCGTGGCAGCGGGTCCGGCAGGCGGCGTTGCAGCGGGTGTCGCTCGCGGTCGCCGCGGGCGCGCTGCACCCGCAGACCGACCCGGGGGTGGCGGCGGAGGCGTTGCTGCGCTGGGCGGTGTCGCACGTCACCTGGCCGGCCGCGCACGGCACGGCCGAGGCGGCGGCCCGGCAGGTGGTGCACGGGCTGCTCGCGGCGCCGTTCGCGCCGCCGTCGGTCACCGTGCCCGAGGCGGCGCCGTACGCGATGCTCCCGGCCTGA
- a CDS encoding helix-turn-helix transcriptional regulator, with protein MSLLRRELGAVLRRHRERQERTLRSVAADAGVSLGYLSEVERGVKEASSELLAAICGALAVPLPEVLVEVADALFLADAGAAAPVGFVPASLVPAPVPLAAVPASASNATRAVAA; from the coding sequence ATGAGCCTGCTCCGCCGAGAGCTCGGCGCCGTGCTGCGCCGGCACCGCGAGCGCCAGGAGCGGACGCTGCGTTCGGTCGCCGCCGACGCGGGGGTCTCGCTCGGGTACCTCTCCGAGGTCGAGCGGGGCGTCAAGGAGGCGTCGTCCGAGCTGCTCGCCGCGATCTGCGGCGCGCTGGCGGTGCCGTTGCCGGAGGTGCTGGTCGAGGTCGCCGACGCGCTGTTCCTCGCCGACGCGGGGGCCGCGGCGCCGGTCGGCTTCGTGCCCGCCTCGCTGGTGCCCGCGCCCGTCCCGCTCGCCGCCGTCCCGGCGTCCGCGTCGAACGCCACCCGGGCGGTCGCCGCGTAG
- the pgsA gene encoding CDP-diacylglycerol--glycerol-3-phosphate 3-phosphatidyltransferase, producing MTDPVTEVVDPAALPPDAAGVVNVANALTVVRLLLVPVFVALLMAGSGHETGLRVLAWAAFAVASFTDRIDGELARRRGLVTEFGQIADPIADKALIGAALIGLSMLGDLPWWVTVAVLVREVGVTALRFWVIRHGVIPASRGGKVKTLLQGVAIGLYVLPLSGPLASARWWLMAAAVAVTVVTGADYVVRAVRLRRTSARAAMKRARREART from the coding sequence GTGACCGACCCGGTGACCGAGGTCGTCGACCCGGCCGCGCTGCCGCCGGACGCGGCGGGCGTGGTCAACGTCGCCAACGCGCTCACGGTCGTCCGGCTGCTGCTGGTGCCGGTGTTCGTGGCGTTGCTCATGGCGGGCAGCGGGCACGAGACGGGGCTGCGGGTGCTGGCGTGGGCGGCGTTCGCGGTGGCGTCGTTCACCGACCGGATCGACGGCGAGCTGGCCCGGCGGCGCGGGCTGGTGACCGAGTTCGGGCAGATCGCCGACCCGATCGCCGACAAGGCGCTCATCGGGGCGGCGCTGATCGGGCTGTCGATGCTCGGCGACCTGCCGTGGTGGGTGACGGTCGCGGTGCTGGTGCGCGAGGTCGGTGTGACGGCGTTGCGGTTCTGGGTGATCCGCCACGGCGTCATCCCGGCCAGCCGCGGCGGCAAGGTGAAGACGTTGCTGCAAGGGGTGGCGATCGGGCTGTACGTGCTGCCGCTGTCCGGGCCGCTCGCGTCGGCGCGGTGGTGGCTGATGGCGGCCGCGGTCGCGGTGACGGTCGTCACCGGCGCCGACTACGTGGTGCGGGCCGTGCGGCTGCGGCGGACCAGCGCGCGCGCCGCGATGAAGCGCGCCCGGCGGGAGGCGCGGACGTGA
- a CDS encoding EAL domain-containing protein, with product MDVGGLLGERDAFSARYQPVVDVVTRAPVGYEALLHVESVPSATLFAAAAAAGRLADLDRLAREVALRDAAGWLGPSLLFVKLSVAPGDLPPDWLASTRDAAGAAGVPLRQVVLEVVQPPPGEPLEQTARVVIRCRGVGAQVALVGAGDTRVVRSLVGALLPDYVTLDRSVVSRLPAPDAVSTARELLREAGAGGAKVIAFGVETEAQAAAVNDLGVPWAQGWLYGRPGRP from the coding sequence GTGGACGTCGGCGGGCTGCTGGGGGAACGGGACGCGTTCTCGGCGCGGTACCAGCCGGTCGTGGACGTCGTGACCCGCGCGCCGGTCGGGTACGAGGCGCTGCTGCACGTGGAGTCCGTGCCGTCGGCGACGCTGTTCGCGGCCGCCGCCGCGGCCGGGCGGCTCGCCGACCTCGACCGGCTCGCCCGCGAGGTCGCGCTCCGCGACGCCGCCGGGTGGCTCGGGCCGTCGCTGCTGTTCGTCAAGCTCTCCGTCGCGCCCGGCGACCTGCCGCCCGACTGGCTCGCCTCCACCCGCGACGCCGCCGGCGCCGCCGGGGTGCCGTTGCGGCAGGTCGTCCTCGAGGTCGTGCAGCCGCCGCCGGGGGAGCCGCTGGAGCAGACCGCGCGGGTCGTCATCCGCTGCCGCGGCGTCGGCGCGCAGGTCGCGCTCGTCGGCGCCGGCGACACCCGCGTCGTCCGCAGCCTCGTCGGCGCGCTGCTGCCCGACTACGTCACGCTCGACCGTTCCGTCGTGTCCCGGCTGCCCGCGCCGGACGCGGTGTCGACCGCGCGGGAGCTGCTCCGCGAGGCCGGCGCGGGCGGGGCGAAGGTGATCGCGTTCGGCGTCGAGACCGAGGCGCAGGCCGCCGCCGTCAACGACCTGGGCGTGCCGTGGGCGCAGGGCTGGCTGTACGGGCGGCCGGGACGGCCGTAG